One Pseudomonas sp. MH9.2 DNA segment encodes these proteins:
- a CDS encoding amino acid ABC transporter ATP-binding protein, producing MSEAIKQPLGAEGMIQMQGVHKWYGQFHVLKDINLNVRQGERIVLCGPSGSGKSTTIRCINRLEEHQQGRIIVDGTELTNDLKQIEAIRREVGMVFQHFNLFPHLTILQNCTLAPMWVRKMPKRKAEEIAMHYLERVRIPEQAHKYPGQLSGGQQQRVAIARALCMKPKIMLFDEPTSALDPEMVKEVLDTMVSLAEDGMTMLCVTHEMGFARTVANRVIFMDKGEIVEEAAPNDFFDNPQSDRTKLFLSQILH from the coding sequence ATGAGTGAAGCAATCAAACAGCCTCTGGGCGCTGAAGGCATGATCCAGATGCAGGGCGTGCACAAGTGGTACGGCCAGTTCCACGTGTTGAAAGACATCAACCTGAACGTCCGGCAGGGCGAGCGTATCGTGTTATGCGGACCTTCGGGTTCGGGCAAGTCGACCACGATCCGCTGTATCAACCGTCTGGAAGAGCACCAGCAGGGTCGCATCATTGTCGACGGCACTGAACTGACCAACGATCTCAAGCAGATTGAAGCGATCCGGCGTGAAGTGGGCATGGTGTTCCAGCATTTCAATCTGTTCCCGCACCTGACCATCTTGCAAAACTGCACGTTGGCGCCGATGTGGGTGCGCAAGATGCCTAAGCGCAAGGCTGAAGAAATCGCCATGCATTACCTGGAGCGGGTGCGGATTCCAGAGCAGGCGCACAAATACCCTGGCCAGCTTTCCGGTGGTCAGCAGCAGCGTGTGGCGATTGCTCGTGCCCTGTGCATGAAGCCGAAAATCATGCTGTTCGATGAGCCGACCTCGGCCCTCGATCCAGAAATGGTCAAGGAAGTGCTCGACACCATGGTCAGCCTCGCAGAAGACGGCATGACCATGCTCTGCGTAACCCACGAAATGGGCTTTGCCCGCACCGTGGCAAACCGGGTGATCTTCATGGACAAGGGTGAAATCGTCGAAGAGGCCGCGCCAAACGACTTCTTCGACAACCCGCAAAGCGACCGCACCAAGTTGTTCCTGAGCCAGATTCTGCATTGA
- a CDS encoding CynX/NimT family MFS transporter → MTTKAPQASTGPRDINELLIDAEADDEQVQQHNPVLIRPWLLLLGLVLVALNLRPALSSMAPMLSDVSKSLGLSAAKAGLLTTLPVLCLGLFAPLAPILARRFGSERVVLGILLTLAGGIILRSSFGETGLFAGSILAGASIGIIGVLLPGIVKRDFAKQAGTMTGVYTMALCLGAAMAAGSTVPLSQYFDNSWATGLGFWIIPAMLAAVFWLPQTRQEHGLHRVAYRVRGLLRDRLAWQVTLYMGLQSSLAYIVFGWLPSILISRGLSPTQAGLVLSGSIMVQLISALTAPWLATRGKDQRLAILVVMLLTLGGLFGCLYGPLDGLWGWAIVLGLGQGGTFSLALTLIVLRSRDSHVAANLSSMAQGFGYTLASLGPFAVGIVHDLTGGWNAVGWIFAVVGLAAIVFGLGAGRALYVQVHSEKV, encoded by the coding sequence ATGACGACTAAGGCGCCTCAGGCGAGCACAGGCCCCCGTGACATCAATGAACTGCTGATCGATGCCGAAGCTGACGATGAGCAGGTGCAGCAACATAATCCGGTACTAATACGTCCCTGGCTGTTGTTACTGGGGCTGGTATTGGTCGCCTTGAACCTGCGTCCGGCGTTGTCGAGCATGGCGCCGATGCTCAGCGACGTCTCGAAAAGCCTGGGCCTGTCGGCGGCTAAAGCCGGATTACTGACTACGTTGCCCGTGCTGTGTCTGGGATTGTTCGCGCCGCTGGCGCCGATTCTGGCGCGGCGTTTTGGCAGCGAGCGGGTGGTATTGGGCATTTTGCTGACGCTGGCGGGCGGGATCATTCTGCGCAGTTCATTCGGTGAAACGGGGCTGTTTGCAGGCAGTATTCTGGCCGGGGCGAGCATCGGCATCATCGGTGTGTTGCTGCCGGGGATCGTTAAACGGGATTTCGCCAAACAGGCCGGGACCATGACGGGCGTCTACACCATGGCCTTGTGTCTGGGCGCAGCGATGGCTGCCGGCTCGACCGTTCCGTTAAGCCAGTATTTCGACAACAGTTGGGCGACGGGCCTTGGTTTCTGGATCATTCCAGCAATGCTCGCGGCTGTGTTCTGGTTACCCCAGACACGTCAGGAGCATGGTCTGCACCGAGTCGCCTACCGTGTGCGTGGATTGCTGCGTGATCGACTGGCATGGCAAGTCACCCTTTATATGGGCCTGCAATCATCGCTGGCATACATCGTGTTTGGTTGGTTGCCATCGATTCTGATCAGCCGTGGTCTGTCCCCGACCCAAGCGGGTCTGGTGTTGTCCGGTTCGATCATGGTGCAACTGATCAGTGCCCTGACTGCGCCTTGGCTGGCGACACGCGGGAAGGACCAGCGGCTGGCGATTTTGGTGGTGATGCTGCTGACGCTCGGCGGTTTGTTCGGTTGCCTCTATGGGCCGCTCGACGGTCTGTGGGGTTGGGCAATTGTTTTGGGCCTGGGGCAGGGCGGGACCTTCAGCCTTGCGCTGACCCTGATCGTGTTGCGCTCGCGGGATTCACATGTCGCGGCCAACCTGTCGAGCATGGCTCAAGGCTTCGGTTATACCCTCGCTTCCCTGGGGCCGTTCGCGGTGGGTATCGTTCATGACTTGACCGGTGGCTGGAATGCCGTTGGCTGGATTTTCGCTGTTGTCGGTCTGGCCGCGATCGTTTTCGGGCTGGGCGCCGGGCGTGCGTTGTACGTACAGGTCCACAGCGAGAAAGTCTGA
- a CDS encoding nuclear transport factor 2 family protein, which translates to MSDANNAVITEFYQAFNRLDAEAMSACYTEDVLFSDPVFGELRGRQAGDMWRMLTSRAKDFSVVFDNLRADERTGGAHWVATYLFSQTGNTVVNDIQARFVFRDGKICEHHDHFDLWRWSRQALGTKGLLLGWTPFVQNAIRAQAQKGLKAFQAGR; encoded by the coding sequence CTGAGTGATGCCAACAACGCAGTGATCACGGAGTTTTACCAAGCGTTCAACCGGCTGGACGCGGAGGCTATGAGCGCCTGCTACACCGAGGACGTTCTGTTCAGTGATCCGGTGTTTGGCGAGCTGCGCGGACGGCAGGCCGGTGACATGTGGCGCATGCTGACCTCGCGGGCCAAAGACTTTTCCGTGGTCTTCGATAACCTCCGTGCGGACGAGCGTACCGGCGGCGCACATTGGGTCGCGACTTACCTGTTCAGTCAGACGGGCAATACGGTGGTCAATGATATCCAGGCGCGCTTCGTGTTTCGCGACGGCAAGATCTGCGAACACCACGACCATTTCGACCTGTGGCGCTGGTCGCGTCAGGCCTTGGGCACCAAAGGCTTGTTGTTGGGCTGGACGCCGTTTGTGCAGAACGCGATTCGGGCTCAGGCGCAGAAAGGCCTGAAAGCTTTCCAGGCCGGGCGCTGA
- a CDS encoding GIY-YIG nuclease family protein yields MQEASLTPADDALVTINASKPWFVYLVRAANGSLYCGISDDPQRRFAAHQSGKGARFFYSSPAVALVYTEACCDKREALRQERLIKQLKKSAKEALVLSAVVNPSA; encoded by the coding sequence ATGCAAGAAGCTTCCCTGACACCGGCCGACGATGCGCTGGTGACGATCAATGCCAGCAAGCCCTGGTTCGTCTATCTGGTGCGTGCAGCCAACGGTTCGTTGTACTGCGGCATCAGTGATGATCCCCAGCGCCGTTTTGCCGCCCATCAAAGCGGCAAGGGTGCGCGGTTCTTCTATTCCAGCCCGGCGGTCGCGCTGGTCTACACCGAAGCCTGCTGTGATAAGCGTGAAGCCTTGCGTCAGGAACGCTTGATCAAGCAACTGAAAAAAAGCGCCAAGGAAGCCTTGGTGTTGAGTGCAGTTGTTAATCCATCGGCGTGA
- a CDS encoding glutathione S-transferase family protein, translating into MTELILHHYPASPFSEKARLILGFKGLSWRSVMISPVMPKPDLTALTGGYRKTPVLQVGADIYCDTALMARRLEQQKASPTFFPEGQEFTVASFAAWSDSIMFQHAVSLVFQPESIALRFAKAPPEAVKAFIADRTELFSGGTASRLTLEQAKHQWPTLISRLELQLELNGDFLFGEASIADFSLAHTLWFLKQTPVTAPFVDAYPAVSMWLNRVLGFGHGAFSDMSATDALEIARNATPAALPDEVFEDPNGFTPGQKVAISAVDYGVDPVEGELVFAGREELILRREDERAGVVHVHFPRFGFRIEAR; encoded by the coding sequence ATGACAGAGCTGATCCTGCACCATTACCCAGCCTCGCCGTTTTCCGAAAAGGCCCGTTTGATCCTGGGCTTCAAAGGGCTGTCGTGGCGCTCGGTGATGATTTCACCCGTCATGCCCAAACCTGACCTGACCGCATTGACCGGGGGGTATCGCAAGACGCCGGTGCTGCAAGTGGGGGCCGATATCTATTGCGACACGGCCTTGATGGCTCGCCGTCTGGAACAGCAGAAAGCCTCACCCACGTTTTTCCCCGAAGGCCAGGAATTCACCGTGGCAAGTTTCGCTGCCTGGTCCGATTCGATCATGTTCCAGCATGCCGTGAGCCTGGTGTTCCAGCCAGAATCTATCGCCCTGCGTTTTGCCAAAGCACCGCCGGAGGCGGTCAAAGCCTTCATCGCCGACCGTACCGAGTTGTTCAGTGGCGGCACCGCATCACGCCTGACGCTGGAGCAGGCAAAGCATCAATGGCCGACCCTGATATCCCGGCTGGAGCTGCAACTGGAGCTCAATGGTGACTTCCTGTTCGGTGAGGCCTCCATTGCCGACTTCTCCCTGGCCCACACCCTGTGGTTTCTCAAGCAGACCCCCGTCACCGCACCGTTTGTCGATGCCTACCCGGCGGTGTCGATGTGGTTGAATCGAGTGTTGGGTTTCGGTCACGGTGCGTTCAGCGACATGAGTGCCACAGACGCTTTGGAGATCGCTCGCAACGCTACGCCTGCAGCGCTGCCGGACGAGGTCTTTGAGGACCCGAACGGCTTCACCCCTGGCCAGAAAGTGGCCATCTCCGCCGTCGACTACGGCGTCGATCCGGTGGAAGGCGAGTTAGTCTTTGCGGGTCGTGAAGAGCTGATTCTGCGTCGCGAGGACGAGCGCGCGGGTGTGGTGCATGTGCACTTTCCGCGCTTTGGATTTCGGATCGAGGCGCGCTGA
- a CDS encoding glutaredoxin family protein, with protein sequence MLTRTLKKFLLIMLVVVAYQNWGKIEHLFSPSSTVATQRQAQANVVLYATDWCGYCKKTRRFLDSKGIPYKEFDIEKSAEGRKAYEALGGRGIPLIDVNGTLIRGFSPEAILAALK encoded by the coding sequence ATGCTGACGCGCACGCTGAAAAAGTTTCTGCTGATCATGCTGGTGGTTGTGGCTTACCAGAACTGGGGCAAGATCGAGCACCTGTTCTCGCCGTCCTCGACAGTCGCGACCCAACGTCAAGCGCAGGCCAACGTCGTGCTGTACGCCACCGACTGGTGCGGCTACTGCAAAAAGACCCGACGTTTTCTCGACAGCAAAGGCATCCCGTACAAAGAGTTTGATATCGAGAAGTCAGCCGAAGGGCGCAAGGCCTATGAAGCCCTGGGTGGACGCGGCATCCCGCTGATCGACGTGAACGGTACGTTGATCAGGGGATTCAGCCCGGAAGCGATCCTGGCAGCGCTGAAATGA
- the yejK gene encoding nucleoid-associated protein YejK produces the protein MPIRHCIVHLIDKKPDGTPAVLHARDSELAESQAIEHMLADLNESYNAKQGKAWGFFHAESGAHPFSGWLKEYLEGGKDFTAFSRVAVEHLQKLMEESNLSVGGHVLFAHYQQGMTDYLAIALLHHSEGVAVNAELDVTPSRHLDLGQLHLAARVNISEWQNNKQSKQYISFIKGKNGKKVSEYFRDFIGCQEGVDGPGETRTLLKAFSDFVESEDLPEESAREKTKTLVDYASSQSKIGEPMGLEVLSGLIDEERPRAFYEHIRNKDYGLSPEIPADKRTLNQFRRFTGRAEGLSISFEAHLLGDKIEYDEEAGTLIIKGLPTQLTDQLKRR, from the coding sequence ATGCCGATCCGTCATTGCATCGTCCACCTGATCGACAAAAAACCCGACGGTACGCCAGCAGTCCTGCATGCGCGCGACTCCGAACTCGCTGAGTCCCAGGCCATCGAGCACATGCTCGCCGACCTCAACGAGAGCTATAACGCGAAACAAGGCAAAGCCTGGGGCTTTTTCCATGCCGAATCCGGCGCGCACCCTTTCAGCGGCTGGTTGAAGGAATATCTGGAAGGCGGCAAGGATTTCACCGCATTCAGTCGGGTTGCCGTCGAGCACCTGCAGAAGCTGATGGAAGAATCCAACCTCTCGGTCGGTGGTCACGTTTTGTTCGCCCACTACCAACAAGGCATGACCGACTACCTGGCCATCGCCCTGTTGCACCACAGTGAAGGCGTGGCGGTGAATGCCGAACTGGACGTGACGCCGTCGCGCCATCTGGACCTGGGCCAATTGCACCTGGCCGCACGGGTGAATATTTCCGAGTGGCAGAACAACAAGCAGTCCAAGCAGTACATTTCCTTCATCAAGGGTAAGAACGGGAAAAAGGTTTCGGAATACTTCCGTGACTTCATCGGCTGCCAGGAAGGTGTCGATGGCCCCGGCGAAACCCGCACCCTGCTCAAGGCCTTCAGCGACTTCGTGGAGAGCGAAGATCTGCCGGAAGAGTCCGCCCGCGAGAAAACCAAGACGCTGGTCGACTACGCCAGCAGCCAAAGCAAGATCGGCGAGCCGATGGGCCTGGAAGTGCTTTCAGGGCTGATCGACGAAGAGCGTCCACGCGCATTCTATGAGCACATCCGCAACAAGGACTACGGCCTGTCTCCGGAGATCCCGGCGGATAAGCGCACCCTGAATCAGTTCCGTCGCTTCACCGGCCGCGCAGAGGGCCTATCGATCAGTTTCGAAGCCCATTTGCTGGGCGACAAGATCGAGTACGACGAAGAGGCTGGCACCTTGATCATCAAAGGTCTGCCCACCCAACTCACTGACCAGTTGAAGCGCCGGTGA
- a CDS encoding HU family DNA-binding protein: MALTKDQLIADIAEAIDAPKTTARNALEQLGQIVADQLENGAEITLPGIGKLKVTERPARTGRNPSTGAAIEIAAKKVIKFVPAKGLTDSVNK; encoded by the coding sequence ATGGCTCTGACTAAAGACCAATTGATCGCCGATATCGCTGAAGCTATCGACGCGCCAAAAACCACCGCGCGTAATGCTCTTGAGCAATTGGGCCAAATTGTTGCTGACCAACTGGAAAATGGCGCTGAAATCACTTTGCCTGGCATTGGTAAATTGAAAGTGACCGAGCGTCCAGCTCGCACTGGCCGTAACCCGTCGACGGGCGCTGCCATTGAAATCGCTGCCAAAAAAGTGATCAAGTTCGTACCTGCTAAAGGGTTGACCGATTCGGTTAACAAGTAA
- the rlmF gene encoding 23S rRNA (adenine(1618)-N(6))-methyltransferase RlmF: MTAPRTPKAPSKPAEPREKATLHPRNRHQGRYDFAQLIKSSPELAEFVVINPYGKESIDFANPTAVRVFNRALLKSYYGVAHWDIPADYLCPPIPGRADYLHFIADLLASSNDGVIPRGASIRALDIGMGANCVYPLIGHSDYGWQFLGSEIDPTAVAAATAIVKSNGLSKAISLRLQSNRSHILLDLLRSDERFDLSVCNPPFHASIDEAQRGSQRKWRALGKADPKRKLPVLNFGGQSQELWCEGGEIGFVTQLINESKQVPRQVFWFSTLVSKASNLASIQSTLKKAGVVESHVVEMSQGQKQSRFVAWTFLDKAQQQAWRLERWASAKS, from the coding sequence ATGACAGCTCCACGCACACCTAAAGCACCCAGCAAACCCGCCGAGCCCCGTGAAAAAGCGACCCTGCATCCCCGTAACCGCCATCAAGGCCGTTACGACTTTGCGCAGTTGATCAAAAGCAGCCCGGAACTGGCCGAATTCGTGGTCATCAATCCCTATGGCAAGGAAAGCATCGACTTCGCCAACCCGACTGCCGTGCGGGTGTTCAACCGGGCCTTGCTCAAGTCCTATTATGGCGTTGCCCACTGGGATATCCCGGCGGACTATCTTTGCCCGCCGATTCCAGGGCGTGCCGATTACTTGCACTTCATCGCTGACCTGTTGGCCAGCAGCAACGACGGCGTTATCCCGCGCGGGGCGTCGATTCGTGCGCTGGATATCGGCATGGGCGCCAACTGCGTCTATCCGTTGATCGGTCACAGCGACTATGGCTGGCAGTTCCTCGGCTCGGAAATCGATCCGACTGCTGTTGCGGCCGCTACTGCCATCGTCAAGTCCAATGGCCTGAGCAAAGCCATCAGCCTGCGCCTGCAAAGCAATCGCTCGCATATCCTTCTGGATCTGCTGCGCAGCGACGAACGTTTCGACCTGAGCGTGTGCAACCCGCCGTTCCACGCCTCAATCGACGAAGCGCAACGCGGCAGTCAACGCAAATGGCGCGCCCTCGGCAAGGCTGACCCCAAGCGCAAATTGCCGGTCTTGAACTTTGGTGGGCAGTCGCAGGAATTGTGGTGCGAAGGCGGCGAAATTGGCTTCGTGACGCAACTGATCAATGAGAGCAAGCAAGTACCGCGGCAAGTATTCTGGTTCAGTACGCTGGTGTCGAAAGCCTCCAATCTGGCCTCGATTCAAAGCACGCTGAAAAAAGCCGGAGTTGTGGAAAGCCACGTGGTGGAAATGTCCCAAGGCCAGAAGCAGAGCCGCTTCGTTGCCTGGACTTTCCTCGATAAAGCACAGCAGCAAGCATGGCGCCTAGAGCGCTGGGCATCGGCCAAAAGCTGA
- a CDS encoding valine--tRNA ligase, which yields MDKTYQPHAIETSWYQTWESENYFAPQGTGDAYTIMIPPPNVTGSLHMGHGFNNAIMDALIRFRRMQGRNTLWQPGTDHAGIATQMLVERQIEAQGLSRHDLGREKFLEKIWEWKDQSGGNISRQIRRLGSSVDWNRERFTMDDGLSDAVKEAFVRLHEDGLIYRGKRLVNWDTKLHTAISDLEVENHDEKGHLWNLRYPLADGAQTADGLDYLVVATTRPETMLGDAAVAVNPEDERYKALIGKFVELPLVGRRIPIIADDYCDPEFGTGCVKITPAHDFNDYEVGKRHNLPLLNIFDKNAAVLPVAQVFNIDGTLNDQVDGTLPAAYAGLDRFEARKQIVAALDEMGLLVSVDDHALKVPKGDRSGTIIEPWLTDQWYVSTKPLAEPAIAAVEDGRIAFVPKQYENMYFSWMRDIQDWCISRQLWWGHRIPAWYDESGKVYVGRDEAEVRAKHNLGPDIALQQDNDVLDTWFSSGLWTFSTLGWPEKTEALKTFHSTDVLVTGFDIIFFWVARMIMLTMHLVKNEDGTPQVPFKTVYVHGLVRDGQGQKMSKSKGNVLDPLDIIDGIELEDLVAKRTTGLMQPKLLKKIEKQTREEFADGIASYGTDALRFTFCSLASTGRDIKFDMGRVEGYRNFCNKIWNAARYVLDKGEDCGQNGEAVELSLADRWIISQLQRTESEVTRHLDQFRFDLAAQALYEFIWNQYCDWYLELSKPVLWDETAPVERQRGTRRTLVRVLEVALRLAHPFMPFITEEIWQRLAPLAGVSGKTIMLQPWPVANEARIDQAAEDDIEWLKGLMLGTRNIRGEMNIGPGKPLQLFLKNVSAEDQRRLTENDYLLKKLAKLESITVLAEGVEAPLSATALVGEMEVLVPMAGLIDKAAELARLDKEILRLQGEVQRVGGKLSNAAFVDKAPPEVIAKERAKMAEAEQALGKLAEQHARIASL from the coding sequence ATGGATAAGACCTACCAGCCGCACGCTATTGAAACTTCCTGGTACCAAACCTGGGAGTCCGAGAACTATTTCGCTCCGCAAGGCACGGGTGACGCATACACCATCATGATCCCGCCGCCGAACGTCACCGGCAGCCTGCACATGGGTCACGGCTTCAATAACGCGATCATGGACGCCCTGATCCGTTTCCGCCGCATGCAGGGTCGCAACACCCTGTGGCAGCCGGGTACCGACCACGCCGGTATCGCCACGCAGATGCTGGTAGAGCGCCAGATCGAAGCTCAAGGTCTGAGCCGTCACGACCTCGGCCGTGAAAAATTCCTCGAAAAAATCTGGGAATGGAAGGATCAGTCAGGTGGCAACATCAGCCGGCAGATCCGCCGTCTGGGTTCATCCGTGGACTGGAACCGCGAGCGTTTCACCATGGACGACGGCCTGTCCGATGCCGTCAAAGAAGCCTTCGTGCGCCTGCATGAAGACGGCTTGATCTATCGCGGCAAGCGTCTGGTCAACTGGGACACCAAGCTGCACACGGCGATCTCCGATCTGGAAGTGGAAAACCACGACGAGAAAGGTCACCTGTGGAACCTGCGTTATCCACTGGCTGACGGCGCTCAAACCGCTGACGGCCTGGATTATCTGGTCGTAGCCACCACGCGCCCGGAAACCATGCTGGGCGACGCCGCTGTAGCGGTTAACCCGGAAGACGAGCGCTATAAAGCCCTGATCGGCAAATTCGTCGAACTGCCACTAGTGGGCCGTCGTATCCCGATCATCGCTGATGATTACTGCGATCCTGAATTCGGCACCGGCTGCGTGAAGATCACACCAGCCCACGACTTCAACGACTATGAAGTCGGCAAGCGCCATAATCTGCCGCTGCTGAACATCTTCGACAAGAACGCCGCCGTGCTACCTGTCGCGCAGGTGTTCAACATCGACGGCACACTCAACGATCAAGTGGATGGCACTCTGCCCGCAGCCTACGCCGGTCTCGACCGTTTCGAAGCGCGCAAGCAGATCGTCGCCGCCCTCGATGAAATGGGTTTGCTGGTCAGTGTCGATGACCACGCGCTGAAAGTGCCCAAGGGCGACCGCTCCGGGACCATTATCGAACCGTGGCTGACCGATCAGTGGTACGTCTCCACCAAGCCGTTGGCCGAACCGGCCATCGCCGCCGTGGAAGATGGCCGCATCGCCTTCGTGCCCAAGCAGTACGAAAACATGTACTTCTCGTGGATGCGTGACATCCAGGACTGGTGCATCAGCCGTCAACTCTGGTGGGGCCACCGCATCCCGGCCTGGTACGACGAGTCCGGCAAAGTCTATGTCGGCCGCGACGAAGCCGAAGTGCGCGCCAAGCACAACCTGGGCCCGGACATCGCCCTGCAACAGGACAACGACGTTCTCGACACATGGTTCAGCTCCGGGCTTTGGACCTTTTCGACCTTGGGTTGGCCGGAAAAAACCGAAGCACTCAAGACCTTCCACTCCACCGACGTGCTGGTTACCGGCTTCGACATCATTTTCTTCTGGGTCGCCCGGATGATCATGCTGACCATGCATTTGGTGAAGAACGAAGACGGCACGCCGCAGGTTCCGTTCAAGACCGTGTACGTGCATGGTCTGGTACGCGACGGCCAGGGTCAAAAGATGTCCAAGTCCAAGGGCAACGTCCTTGACCCACTGGACATCATCGACGGCATCGAACTCGAAGACCTGGTCGCCAAGCGCACCACCGGGCTGATGCAGCCGAAACTGCTGAAGAAAATCGAAAAGCAGACCCGTGAGGAGTTCGCCGACGGTATCGCCAGCTATGGCACCGACGCCCTGCGCTTTACGTTCTGCTCGCTGGCCTCCACCGGCCGCGACATCAAGTTCGACATGGGCCGCGTCGAAGGCTATCGCAACTTCTGCAACAAGATCTGGAACGCCGCACGCTACGTTCTGGACAAGGGTGAAGACTGCGGCCAGAACGGCGAAGCGGTAGAGCTGTCGCTGGCGGATCGCTGGATCATCTCCCAGCTGCAACGCACTGAAAGCGAAGTGACCCGACACCTCGACCAGTTCCGCTTCGACCTCGCGGCACAGGCATTGTATGAGTTCATCTGGAACCAGTATTGCGACTGGTACCTGGAACTGTCCAAGCCGGTATTGTGGGACGAAACCGCACCGGTCGAGCGTCAGCGCGGCACCCGCCGTACGCTGGTACGGGTACTGGAAGTCGCTTTGCGTCTGGCTCACCCGTTCATGCCCTTCATCACCGAAGAGATCTGGCAGCGCCTGGCGCCACTGGCTGGCGTGAGCGGCAAGACGATCATGCTGCAACCGTGGCCAGTGGCCAACGAAGCACGCATCGATCAGGCCGCCGAAGACGATATCGAGTGGCTCAAGGGCCTGATGCTCGGCACCCGCAACATTCGCGGGGAAATGAACATCGGCCCAGGCAAGCCGCTGCAATTGTTCCTCAAGAACGTCAGCGCCGAAGATCAGCGTCGCCTGACCGAAAACGACTACCTGTTGAAAAAACTGGCCAAGCTCGAATCCATCACCGTGTTGGCTGAGGGCGTTGAAGCGCCGCTGTCTGCCACAGCGCTGGTGGGCGAGATGGAAGTGCTGGTGCCGATGGCCGGCTTGATCGACAAAGCCGCCGAGCTGGCGCGCCTGGACAAGGAAATCCTGCGCCTGCAAGGTGAAGTGCAACGCGTCGGAGGCAAGCTGTCCAACGCCGCCTTCGTCGACAAGGCTCCACCTGAAGTCATCGCCAAAGAACGCGCCAAAATGGCCGAAGCCGAACAGGCTTTGGGCAAGCTGGCTGAGCAACACGCACGGATCGCCAGTTTGTAA
- a CDS encoding DNA polymerase III subunit chi, whose translation MDTQKPLKDSAHLLDDLESIRQLLGDDSLQPPLLTDSVASDVQIPLLFNVVGAQATAHTDTDDTDSDADEADIPTLTPEPPATQPEPVSANPDRLLHLESELRAAAQLIMQDVIDDFAPHIETEIKRRLDARMERLLSQYQG comes from the coding sequence ATGGATACTCAAAAACCCCTGAAAGACTCCGCACATCTACTGGATGACCTTGAGTCGATCCGCCAATTACTCGGCGATGACTCCTTGCAACCGCCGTTGCTGACCGACTCGGTCGCCAGCGACGTACAGATTCCGTTACTGTTCAACGTGGTGGGCGCTCAGGCGACTGCACACACCGACACGGATGACACCGACTCCGATGCCGACGAGGCGGACATTCCAACCCTGACGCCAGAACCTCCGGCGACACAACCCGAACCCGTCAGCGCCAATCCAGATCGCCTGTTGCACCTGGAAAGCGAATTGCGCGCCGCTGCGCAATTGATCATGCAAGATGTTATCGACGACTTCGCCCCGCACATAGAAACCGAAATCAAACGCCGCCTTGATGCGCGGATGGAACGGTTGCTGAGTCAATATCAAGGTTGA
- a CDS encoding DNA polymerase III subunit chi, which translates to MTQVDFYILPSADPLARLDFACKLSEKAWRLGHRVYIHCSDAAQRDDLDARLWRFKGESFVPHGAAEDDQDAPVVLGLGDDSGHHQDLLVNLDLRIPDFFKRFARVAEVVVEDPAIRQAARESFRFYREQGYPLQDHRLQRL; encoded by the coding sequence ATGACTCAAGTCGACTTTTATATCCTGCCCAGCGCTGACCCGCTGGCACGCCTGGACTTCGCCTGCAAACTCAGCGAAAAAGCCTGGCGCCTGGGCCACCGGGTGTACATCCATTGCAGCGATGCCGCCCAGCGCGACGATCTCGACGCCCGGCTGTGGCGCTTCAAGGGCGAAAGCTTCGTGCCCCATGGCGCTGCGGAAGACGATCAGGACGCACCCGTCGTTTTAGGCTTGGGCGATGACTCTGGGCACCATCAGGATCTGCTGGTCAATCTGGACCTGCGCATCCCCGATTTTTTCAAGCGTTTTGCCCGCGTGGCGGAAGTCGTGGTAGAAGACCCTGCGATTCGTCAGGCCGCACGAGAGAGCTTCCGCTTCTATCGTGAACAGGGCTATCCTCTGCAAGATCACCGATTACAGCGTCTCTGA